The Gemella haemolysans genome includes a region encoding these proteins:
- the acpS gene encoding holo-ACP synthase yields the protein MIYGIGCDIVDIHRFEKYVDDKKRLEKLYTENELNEFYKITNNRRKMEFLAGRFAVKEATSKALGVGISKEFSFHDVEVKKDENGKPFIEYGDFRTHLTISHTDTTVVAFVVLEKGD from the coding sequence ATGATTTACGGAATCGGTTGTGATATCGTGGATATTCATCGCTTCGAAAAGTATGTTGATGATAAAAAACGACTTGAAAAATTATATACAGAAAATGAATTAAATGAATTTTATAAAATAACAAATAATAGAAGGAAAATGGAGTTTCTTGCGGGACGATTTGCCGTAAAAGAAGCAACCTCTAAAGCACTTGGAGTAGGAATTTCTAAGGAATTTTCTTTTCATGATGTTGAGGTGAAAAAAGATGAAAATGGAAAACCATTTATAGAATATGGTGACTTTAGGACACATCTGACTATAAGCCATACTGATACAACAGTAGTGGCGTTTGTTGTTTTAGAGAAAGGGGATTAG
- the alr gene encoding alanine racemase: MINDRPTQLRVNLDALLNNYNKLNSLNNEKIGLAVVKADSYGLGSKVIAEHLYQNGVRHFATATLEEALELKDVIKDSMVLVLGVINSQNVKYAVENNVSLTCPSKEWLEESLVHLQQIEGKLKIHVKLDTGMGRIGTSDLEELKEIDNLLDSEKIDFEGIFSHYSNADGEDDNYDNYQTENFERSLKIFTHKPKYIHIENSAGTVKYSNRDDQYNLTRIGIAMYGCYPSGNIEKLDKVQLEPVASLVSKVTHVKKFQAGQKLGYGVSYEAKQDEYIATVPIGYADGLLRRAQGFKIRVGSEECEIVGRVCMDQLMVRCSKNVKVGDDVLFFGEYSGQKVSVDEFAEYQNTISYEIFCCINKRVPRVYYKNKMEL, translated from the coding sequence ATGATTAATGATAGACCAACACAATTAAGAGTAAATTTGGATGCATTGCTTAATAATTATAATAAGCTAAATAGTCTTAATAATGAAAAAATAGGGTTAGCTGTTGTTAAAGCTGATTCTTATGGATTAGGTTCGAAAGTAATCGCAGAGCATCTATATCAAAATGGAGTTAGACATTTCGCAACAGCAACATTAGAAGAAGCTTTAGAACTTAAAGATGTTATTAAAGATAGCATGGTTCTTGTATTAGGAGTTATAAATTCCCAAAATGTTAAATATGCAGTAGAAAATAATGTCTCTTTAACTTGTCCTTCTAAAGAGTGGTTAGAAGAATCTTTAGTACACTTGCAACAAATTGAAGGAAAATTAAAAATTCATGTTAAGCTAGACACTGGTATGGGAAGAATTGGAACTTCTGATTTAGAAGAACTAAAAGAAATTGATAACTTATTAGATTCGGAAAAAATTGATTTTGAAGGAATTTTCTCACACTACTCAAATGCTGATGGAGAGGATGATAATTATGACAATTATCAGACAGAAAATTTCGAAAGAAGTCTTAAAATCTTTACACATAAACCAAAATACATTCATATAGAAAATTCAGCTGGTACAGTTAAGTATAGCAATAGAGATGATCAGTATAATCTTACAAGAATTGGTATTGCTATGTATGGATGTTATCCTAGCGGAAATATTGAGAAATTAGATAAGGTGCAACTAGAACCTGTAGCTAGTTTAGTTAGTAAAGTGACACATGTGAAAAAATTTCAGGCAGGACAAAAGCTTGGTTATGGTGTTAGTTATGAAGCTAAACAAGATGAATATATCGCAACAGTGCCAATAGGATATGCAGATGGTTTACTACGAAGAGCCCAAGGGTTTAAAATTAGAGTAGGATCTGAAGAGTGTGAGATTGTCGGACGTGTATGTATGGACCAACTTATGGTTCGTTGTAGTAAAAATGTAAAAGTGGGTGACGACGTACTATTCTTTGGAGAATATAGCGGACAAAAAGTCTCAGTAGACGAATTCGCTGAATATCAAAATACAATAAGTTATGAAATATTTTGTTGTATAAATAAACGTGTTCCAAGAGTTTATTATAAAAATAAGATGGAGTTATAG